The following proteins are encoded in a genomic region of Amphiura filiformis chromosome 11, Afil_fr2py, whole genome shotgun sequence:
- the LOC140163813 gene encoding methyltransferase-like protein 27 codes for MATQRNTAQSRGVFVTDAELGGSYTTAHVGGQNVRQSMLNVSFQGTSDQIREYYSGLAEFYDEYCESVGKESGAHNMAKIIERVQPSKNARILDVACGNGILGEQLKTLGYTDVDGLDFAQGMIDLCKSKGIFTNCICASIDPDKKTPIPDNTYDVVCMNGSMGVGLVTPKCLPELTRIAKPGGVVVFNITAYWVKTVAEFGDEAMAANLRVLVRDGLWTTWVREEHLYYKATGEKAVAYIGTVA; via the exons ATGGCGACTCAACGCAATACTGCTCAATCCCGTGGTGTATTTGTGACAGATGCCGAACTCGGTGGCTCCTATACCACAGCTCATGTTGGAGGTCAAAACGTTCGCCAATCAATGCTCAATGTCAGCTTCCAAGGGACATCCGATCAAATTCGAGAATACTACAGTGGACTGGCGGAATTTTACGACGAG TATTGCGAGTCTGTAGGAAAGGAGAGTGGTGCTCATAACATGGCCAAAATAATTGAACGTGTACAGCCAAGTAAGAATGCCCGTATCCTGGACGTTGCATGCGGAAATGGAATTCTAGGTGAGCAG CTCAAAACTCTTGGCTACACGGACGTTGATGGCCTGGATTTTGCTCAGGGCATGATTGACTTATGCAAATCAAAGGGCATTTTTACTAACTGCATTTGTGCGAGTATTGACCCGGATAAGAAGACACCCATTCCTGACA ATACATATGATGTTGTATGCATGAATGGCAGTATGGGGGTTGGACTTGTCACACCAAAATGTTTGCCAGAATTGACGAGAATAGCTAAACCTG GGGGAGTCGTTGTTTTCAACATTACTGCATACTGGGTGAAGACGGTGGCAGAGTTTGGAGACGAGGCGATGGCGGCTAACCTTCGGGTTCTTGTGAGAGATGGGTTGTGGACTACATGGGTTAGAGAGGAACACCTATACTACAAAGCAACTGGCGAAAAGGCTGTGGCATACATTGGTACCGTTGCGTGA
- the LOC140163814 gene encoding uncharacterized protein: MNEEVVHILYGKVRCFMKNRQKRVKFALHHRLYRSAFLEKDLKLLARDNYQVAGPLESHVWGERYDLNKPKSHVTLLEENFWDFVYSPGWRSFSSLRVTEGALLDSLLFAYYTLVRDGNLITYTTDVYEHNCSTKLGKKKKGKHAKKEDEETIKVTFTYYGSNPDKLSDVINQDGLKVTTDEILQQNPRQRPASSYDPSTDRKPVPKVIPSAWTSTDDLLPEHRPASSIKHVGFVDCDAFPTRHQHGDDLIRPRTPINPPNSPSQLREGDAITRTRDDFDRTSCQQDLWIRPHTTPASNEMPLILQARYDRLGGTAPGRKGGISVVGHGLSEGMAYTGYPQTPSNYVLGVKGGPRSARKAFRGKRRHPLPKVAAFGPPPAAPLKCASPVNTSLQMRLIEKNRLHDTDKPKQRLFTPSPRLEFINVVNPLAPACASTPSKQSSPSPQTTRPFDTDKLRINYSLEEVRPELVRSPILTPRRSKESRPPPPECGGGTAGKDYLLQKYIGEANTRTPCVKDDIYRPGYPDGIRKSTHFSGNKQSTQQTETVDLVIGNGKTEQTATSPPPSPSAAVQYQFFKQRTPGNFRHRCQKACDEFVIRKEQITSSRLYNTVTSITVNRVPTGGVGQWKFIDC; this comes from the exons ATGAACGAGGAAGTCGTTCACATACTTTACGGCAAGGTCCGATGTTTTATGAAAAACCGTCAAAAGCGGGTCAAGTTTGCGTTACATCATCGACTGTATCGATCGGCATTCTTGGAGAAAGATCTCAAGTTACTCGCCAGAGATAATTACCAGGTGGCAGGGCCGCTGGAATCTCACGTTTGGGGAGAAAGATACGATTTGAATAAACCCAAATCACATGTAACGTTGCTGGAAG AGAACTTCTGGGATTTTGTGTATTCCCCTGGATGGCGTAGTTTCAGTTCATTACGAGTTACAGAGGGCGCTCTATTAGATAGCCTACTCTTTGCCTACTATACTCTCGTTCGTGACGGGAACCTGATTACCTACACCACTGATGTGTACGAGCATAATTGCTCTACTAAGCTGGGCAAAAAGAAAAAAGGCAAACACGCAAAGAAG GAAGACGAAGAGACCATTAAGGTAACATTCACGTACTATGGCAGTAACCCAGACAAACTCTCTGACGTAATCAACCAGGACGGGTTAAAGGTCACCACTGATGAGATCCTACAGCAGAACCCTCGACAACGACCTGCTTCAAGCTATGACCCCTCTACAGATAGAAAACCTGTTCCAAAGGTCATTCCATCTGCATGGACGTCAACGGATGATCTGCTTCCTGAACACCGTCCAGCTTCTTCAATAAAACATGTCGGTTTTGTCGACTGTGACGCATTCCCAACCCGTCACCAACACGGTGATGATTTAATACGTCCACGAACTCCAATCAATCCGCCCAACTCTCCATCACAGCTGCGGGAAGGGGACGCAATCACCCGAACCCGCGATGATTTCGATCGGACATCGTGCCAACAGGATCTATGGATACGACCGCATACCACACCTGCTAGTAATGAAATGCCACTCATCCTACAAGCTCGATATGATCGACTTGGAGGAACTGCCCCAGGCAGGAAGGGTGGTATATCTGTGGTAGGACACGGTTTAAGTGAAGGGATGGCTTATACTGGCTATCCACAAACACCTAGTAACTATGTTTTAGGAGTAAAAGGAGGGCCTAGATCGGCTCGGAAAGCGTTCAGAGGCAAGCGAAGGCATCCACTGCCAAAAGTTGCAGCGTTTGGGCCTCCTCCTGCTGCTCCGTTGAAATGTGCAAGTCCTGTGAACACATCGCTGCAAATGAGGCTTATCGAGAAGAACAGACTTCATGATACTGATAAACCTAAGCAGCGTCTCTTCACGCCGTCTCCAAGATTGGAGTTCATTAATGTCGTGAATCCTCTTGCGCCAGCATGTGCAAGTACTCCATCGAAGCAGTCCTCTCCATCGCCTCAAACAACGCGTCCCTTTGACACAGATAAACTGCGTATTAATTACAGTCTTGAGGAAGTCCGTCCTGAATTGGTACGATCTCCAATTTTAACTCCACGACGATCTAAAGAATCGCGTCCTCCTCCTCCTGAATGTGGAGGCGGCACTGCGGGTAAGGATTATCTCTTGCAGAAATACATCGGAGAAGCTAACACAAGAACCCCGTGTGTTAAAGACGATATTTATCGCCCTGGGTATCCCGATGGTATCCGTAAATCTACTCATTTCAGTGGAAATAAACAATCCACTCAACAAACAGAAACAGTTGATTTAGTAATAGGCAACGGTAAGACAGAGCAGACTGCAACTTCGCCGCCTCCATCGCCAAGTGCAGCGGTACAGTATCAGTTCTTCAAGCAGAGAACACCGGGGAATTTTCGACATCGGTGTCAGAAAGCTTGTGATGAGTTTGTCATACGCAAAGAACAGATCACTTCTTCCAGATTATATAATACCGTTACTAGTATTACTGTCAATCGAGTGCCCACTGGTGGGGTTGGACAATGGAAATTTATAGACTGTTGA